One Rhea pennata isolate bPtePen1 chromosome 3, bPtePen1.pri, whole genome shotgun sequence DNA segment encodes these proteins:
- the CST7 gene encoding cystatin-F — translation MHCLRKALSTSLFESLQLFNPTFAAVGEEYPLENSLRTYQGILAVYVPPPHSTTKPGFPVPMNTNNPGVRKAARFGVYRYNNSSNDLFLFKELQINKAMVQIVRGLKYMLQVEIGRTVCEKRQHSNLDSCKFQKKKKLQQVLWCYFEVWMMPWLHKTQVSIALCH, via the exons ATGCACTGCCTGAGGAAGGCCCTCAGCACTAGCCTCTTCGAGTCTCTGCAACTCTTTAATCCCACTTTTGCTGCAGTGGGGGAGGAATATCCTCTAGAGAATAGTCTCAGGACCTACCAGGGGATTCTGG CTGTGTACGTACCACCACCTCATTCAACCACGAAACCTGGCTTCCCTGTCCCCATGAACACTAACAATCCTGGCGTTCGCAAGGCGGCTCGCTTTGGCGTTTACCGATACAACAACAGTTCCAATGACctctttctgtttaaagaaTTGCAAATAAACAAAGCCATGGTGCAG ATTGTCAGAGGACTGAAGTACATGCTACAGGTGGAAATTGGACGTACGGTGTGTGAGAAGAGGCAGCACTCCAACCTGGACAGCTGCAAattccagaagaagaaaaagttgcaGCAA GTGCTGTGGTGCTATTTTGAGGTCTGGATGATGCCTTGGTTACATAAAACACAGGTTTCTATTGCTCTTTGTCACTGA